The Helianthus annuus cultivar XRQ/B chromosome 16, HanXRQr2.0-SUNRISE, whole genome shotgun sequence genome includes a window with the following:
- the LOC110918806 gene encoding tetratricopeptide repeat protein SKI3 — protein MGDEKDRQDDSVFTQLSEAVATNPDDPSAHFNLGLYLWDRIGEESKQKAAEHFVIAAKLNPQDANAFRYLGHYYSKVSTDTQRALKCYQRALALSPQDSESGESMCDLLDKEGKESLEVAVCRDASGKSPRAFWAFRRLGFLQVHQKKWSEAVQSLQQAIRGYPTSADLWEALGLAYQRLGMFTAAIKSYGRAIELEESRVFSLIESGYVFMMIGSHRKGVEMFQQALQISPENLAAHYGLGCALLELSKECISSGAFRWGASVLEEASKVAKAGTYLGKNVSCMWKLHGDIQISYAKCLPWMDENPALETDKKALSASIMSWKNSCFSAALGAKHSYQQSLHLAPWQANIYTDIAITIDVINSFKDAEKHDLIQGELPEKMIIGGLLLESCNNEFWVALGCLSHHVEMKQHAFIRSLQLDVSLAVAWAYLGKLYRKQGEKSLAQQAFDRARSIDPSLALPWAGMSADMSIRALKPDEAYDCCLRAVQILPLPEFQMGLAKLAILSGQLSSSEVFGPIRQALHHAPQYPEAHNLLGLVCEARGDHLSAITSFRLARCAVNISSGDSQKLLDISINLARTFCKAGKAYEAVQECEELKKKGVLDYEGLHIYALSSWKLGKNDQALSVVRILAARVKSLEPNLASLSISFICRLLYYISGRESVITSILKMPKSLFESSKVSFVVSAIHILDQSNQLEAVVSSSRSSLLTHDEITGMHFLITLSKLVKNSSEDCLGIQNGIYHLRKTLHKYPNSYMLRNFLGYLLISSNERKDTHLSTRCFTVRCATSACPEDEGFKRAPEILGASVVACYTTGSLKHKYSFPACKDQSPYQHGSLKLLQKWYHQEPWNKNARYLLILNYMQKAREERYPQHIHTGLERLTRLALSDESRHYKRFQLLICASELNLQSGNVIGCINHATNASKISVSDAYLFFAHLLLCRAYAAEDNRPRLREEYVRCLNLKTDYHIGLIGLKYIECLYGLAEANDNIIELKFEECSKDIKYSWNVWMAILKLVQGLIAVWNRDFVGAEELFAQACSLNAYESCLFLCHGAVCMELARQQCNSDYLLLATGSLKKAKDTCGAPLPILQLLLAQAEASLGYKGQWERYLQLEWSTWPPEMRPAEIFLQMHLLLGPLDDSMHSTSRTKHYQKNPLRWILQAIHLNPSCSRYWKALQNL, from the exons ATG GGTGACGAAAAGGACCGTCAAGATGACTCTGTTTTCACGCAGTTGAGTGAAGCTGTAGCCACCAACCCAGACGACCCATCGGCTCATTTCAATTTG GGTTTGTACCTGTGGGACCGGATTGGAGAAGAATCTAAGCAAAAGGCAGCAGAGCATTTTGTGATTGCAGCAAAGCTCAACCCACAAGATGCAAATGCTTTTAGGTATTTGGGTCATTATTATAGCAAAGTTTCAACTGATACTCAAAGAGCTCTCAAGTGTTATCAAAGAGCTCTTGCTCTCTCTCCTCAAGATTCTGAATCCGGG GAATCAATGTGTGATTTGTTGGATAAAGAAGGAAAAGAGAGTTTGGAGGTTGCTGTCTGTCGTGACGCTTCAGGGAAGTCTCCAAGGGCATTTTGGGCATTTCGTAGACTAGGTTTTCTACAG GTCCATCAGAAGAAGTGGTCCGAAGCAGTTCAAAGTCTTCAGCAGGCCATCAGAGGATATCCCACATCTGCTGATTTATGGGAG GCCTTAGGTCTTGCCTATCAACGATTAGGCATGTTCACCGCAGCTATTAAG TCATATGGTCGAGCTATTGAGTTGGAGGAATCACGCGTGTTCTCTTTAATTGAGAGTGGATATGTCTTCATGATGATTGGTTCACATCGAAAG GGAGTTGAGATGTTTCAACAAGCTTTACAAATATCACCTGAAAATTTAGCTGCACACTACGGTCTTGGATGTGCGCTTCTTGAGTTATCAAAGGAATGTATAAGTTCAGGTGCATTTAGATGGGGAGCTTCAGTATTAGAG GAGGCATCAAAAGTTGCAAAGGctggtacatatttgggcaaaaatgTTTCATGCATGTGGAAGTTGCATGGTGATATTCAG ATATCATATGCAAAGTGTCTTCCCTGGATGGATGAAAATCCTGCGTTGGAAACCGATAAAAAAGCTTTATCGGCTTCCATAATGTCATGGAAAAACTCGTGCTTTTCAGCTGCACTGGGTGCCAAACACTCCTATCAACAGTCTCTGCATTTGGCTCCGTGGCAAGCTAACATCTACACCGATATTGCAATCACTATAGATGTCATTAACTCTTTTAAGGACGCTGAGAAGCATGATCTTATTCAAGG GGAATTACCTGAGAAAATGATAATAGGGGGATTATTACTCGAGAGTTGCAATAATGAGTTCTGGGTTGCATTGGGATGCTTATCACATCATGTGGAAATGAAACAACATGCTTTTATCAGGTCGTTGCAGTTGGATGTATCATTAGCTGTTGCCTGGGCATATCTCGGGAAG CTTTACAGAAAACAAGGTGAAAAGAGTTTGGCCCAGCAAGCATTTGATCGGGCCAGGAGTATTGATCCTTCTCTTGCGTTACCATGGGCTGGCATGTCGGCTGATATGTCCATTAG GGCGCTTAAGCCAGATGAAGCTTATGATTGCTGTTTACGGGCTGTGCAGATACTACca CTTCCAGAATTTCAAATGGGTCTTGCAAAGCTTGCTATTCTTTCTGGTCAACTTTCATCTTCAGAG GTATTTGGGCCCATACGTCAGGCCTTGCATCACGCACCCCAATATCCTGAAGCTCACAATCTTCTAGGGCTTGTATGTGAGGCAAGAGGTGATCATCTCTCTGCTATTACGTCTTTTAGGTTAGCACGTTGTGCAGTCAACATTTCTTCTGGTGATTCTCAAAAACTCCTTGATATTTCAATCAATTTGGCGAGGACTTTCTGTAAG GCTGGCAAAGCTTATGAAGCGGTACAAGAATGTGAAGAGTTAAAGAAAAAAGGCGTTCTTGATTATGAAGGTTTGCATATATATGCTTTATCTTCATGGAAACTCGGCAAAAACGATCAGGCTTTGTCTGTAGTGAGAATTTTAGCCGCACGCGTTAAATCATTGGAACCAAACCTCGCTTCTTTATCCATAAGTTTTATATGTAGATTACTTTATTATATTTCCGGGCGAGAATCAGTTATTACAAGCATTCTGAAAATGCCCAAGAGTTTGTTTGAAAGTTCCAAAGTTAGTTTTGTGGTATCCGCTATTCATATTCTCGATCAAAGCAATCAGCTTGAGGCAGTTGTTTCAAGTAGTCGATCTTCGCTTCTAACTCATGATGAAATTACCGGAATGCATTTTTTGATAACGTTAAGTAAATTG GTAAAAAATAGCTCAGAAGATTGTTTGGGGATTCAGAATGGAATATATCACCTTAGAAAAACTCTCCATAAATACCCTAACAGTTATATGCTAAG GAATTTTCTTGGATATTTATTAATATCTAGTAATGAACGGAAAGATACTCATTTGTCTACTAGATGCTTTACTGTGAGGTGTGCCACATCAGCGTGTCCTGAGGACGAAGGTTTCAAACGCGCACCTGAAATTCTCGGTGCAAGTGTGGTCGCTTGCTATACAACAGGGAGTTTAAAACATAAATACTCTTTTCCTGCCTGTAAAGATCAATCGCCATATCAGCACGGATCACTTAAACTACTGCAAAA GTGGTACCATCAAGAACCATGGAATAAAAATGCGCGATATCTGTTAATCCTTAACTATATGCAGAAGGCTCGCGAAGAGCGATACCCGCAACATATACACACAGGACTCGAAAGATTAACACGTTTGGCCCTTTCAGACGAATCTCGTCACTATAAAAGATTCCAACTTCTAATTTGTGCTTCTGAGTTAAATTTACAAAGCGGAAACGTTATCGGCTGCATAAATCACGCTACAAATGCTTCAAAGATTTCCGTCTCTGATGCGTATCTTTTCTTTGCCCACTTGCTATTATGTCGGGCCTATGCCGCAGAAGATAACCGGCCCCGTTTACGTGAAGAGTACGTGAGATGTTTAAATCTGAAAACAGATTATCATATCGGTTTGATAGGGTTAAAATATATCGAATGTTTGTATGGGCTAGCAGAAGCAAATGATAATATAATCGAATTGAAGTTTGAAGAATGTTCGAAGGATATAAAGTATTCTTGGAATGTTTGGATGGCGATATTGAAATTAGTTCAAGGTTTGATTGCTGTTTGGAATAGAGATTTTGTTGGTGCGGAAGAGTTGTTTGCACAAGCATGTTCGTTAAACGCTTATGAAAGCTGTCTGTTTTTGTGTCATG GTGCTGTATGTATGGAACTTGCTAGACAACAATGCAATTCAGATTACCTGTTGCTTGCAACCGGAAGTTTGAAGAAAGCTAAAGACACTTGTGGGGCCCCCTTACCGATCTTGCAACTGTTACTAGCACAAGCCGAAGCAAGTCTTGGATACAAAGGTCAATGGGAACGGTACCTTCAGCTTGAATGGTCAACTTGGCCTCCAG AGATGAGGCCGGCTGAGATCTTTCTTCAAATGCATTTGCTTTTGGGACCGTTGGATGACAGTATGCATTCTACATCACGAACAAAACATTATCAGAAAAATCCGTTACGATGGATTCTTCAAGCGATTCACTTGAATCCGTCTTGTTCAAGATATTGGAAAGCTTTACAGAATTTGTAA